One region of Epilithonimonas zeae genomic DNA includes:
- the fabD gene encoding ACP S-malonyltransferase has product MKALVFPGQGSQFVGMGKELYDSRKDVKDLMDSANDILGFDIVSVMFNGTDEDLKKTSVTQPAIFLHSVAAVKVANGLGAEMVAGHSLGEFSALVANGVLSFEDGLRLVSERAQAMQMACDINPSSMAAILGLEDAKVEEICAEIEGIVVPANYNCPGQLVISGETASVEKACEALKAAGAKRALLLPVNGAFHSPLMMPAQERLAAAIEKTNFRKATIPVYQNITTTAVSDPEEIKKNLIAQLTGPVKWTQSVQNMIKDGATNFIEVGPGKTLQGLIKKINPEVTVASAI; this is encoded by the coding sequence ATGAAAGCACTTGTATTTCCTGGGCAGGGTTCACAGTTTGTCGGGATGGGAAAAGAATTGTACGATTCCCGAAAAGACGTGAAAGATCTGATGGATTCTGCCAATGATATTCTTGGTTTTGATATTGTCTCAGTAATGTTCAATGGGACAGACGAAGACCTTAAAAAAACCAGCGTAACTCAACCAGCTATTTTCCTGCACTCGGTTGCTGCTGTAAAAGTAGCTAACGGTTTGGGCGCAGAAATGGTTGCCGGACATTCTTTAGGAGAATTTTCTGCTTTGGTTGCCAACGGCGTTTTATCTTTCGAAGACGGACTGAGGTTAGTTTCTGAAAGAGCACAAGCAATGCAGATGGCTTGTGATATCAACCCAAGTTCTATGGCTGCAATTCTTGGTCTGGAAGATGCAAAGGTTGAAGAAATCTGTGCAGAAATCGAGGGAATCGTAGTTCCTGCCAATTATAACTGTCCTGGACAATTGGTAATTTCCGGAGAAACAGCGTCTGTAGAAAAAGCTTGTGAAGCTTTGAAAGCGGCTGGCGCAAAGAGAGCTTTATTATTGCCTGTTAACGGCGCTTTCCATTCGCCATTGATGATGCCTGCTCAAGAGAGATTGGCAGCGGCGATTGAAAAAACGAATTTCCGTAAAGCAACAATTCCGGTTTATCAGAATATCACGACAACTGCAGTTTCTGACCCAGAAGAAATCAAGAAAAATTTGATTGCTCAGTTGACTGGTCCTGTAAAATGGACTCAGAGTGTTCAAAATATGATAAAAGACGGTGCAACTAATTTTATAGAAGTTGGACCCGGAAAAACACTTCAAGGTTTGATTAAGAAAATCAATCCGGAAGTAACGGTTGCTTCTGCAATCTAA